In Prochlorococcus marinus CUG1435, the genomic window GATTGGAAGAGAAAATTCAAGAATATTAAACGATTAGATATTATTAAGGGCGCTGGTCATTGTCCACACGATGAAGAACCTGAAGAAACGAATAAGTTAATATGTGAATTCCTTCAAGAAACAAAATAAGCCTCTACATTATCACTCAATCTTCTTAAACCTCTTAATCCATCTCGTTCAAGGTTTCTTACTCGATCCCTACTAATTCCAAGAACCCTTCCTATGCCTGTAAGGGACATTGGCTCATCGCCGTCCATTCCATATCTCATTCTTAAAACTCTACATTGCAAATCTGGTAATTGATGCAAAAGAGAATGCAGATCGCCCCTCATACAATCCATTTCAATTTGTTCATCTGGCAAGTCCTCACCACCTGCAAGTAAATCTAATAAAACAGTGTCTTCACCATCACCAACTTTTGTTTCAAGACTAACTGGTTGTCCAGCTTTGCACATTAAATCTTTTACATCATCCTCAGGAAGCTCGACGTATTTAGCAAGTTCAGTTACTGTTGGTGTTCTAGACATTTCTTGACTTAACTCTCTTTGCCCTTTTTTCAATTTATTTAACATTTCGGTTATGTGAATTGGTAATCTGATTGCCCTACTTTTTTCGGCTATCGCTCTAGTAATACCTTGTCTAATCCACCAGTATGCATATGTTGAAAATTTGTAACCTCTGGCTGGATCAAACTTCTCAACTCCTCTGACCAAGCCAATCGTTCCCTCCTGGATCAAGTCTAATAGTTCCATGTTTCTTTTTGTATATTTTTTTGCAACACTTACAACCAATCTTAAATTTGCTGCAACCATTCTTTCTTTAGCCCTCTGTCCAGCTCTTAATCTTTTTTTGATTACAGAAGGGGATAAATTTAGTTTGTTTGATAATTCATCCACACTAGGCTTATCTCCTGTTAATTCGATAATTTCTAACTCTGCTCTCTCAACTTGCATATATTCCTGAACTTGCCTACCAAGAGTAATTTCTTGCTCGTGCGATAGTAATGGAACTCTACCAATATCTCTCAAGTAAGACCTAACAAGATCAACATCGTTGCTAGCTTTTAAACTTGATATAGTAGCCAATTTATTATCACTTATTGTTTCAGAAGACATGAAAGTTTGAAGTTGTTTTGTAAACAATACCATTAAGAAATGTAAAGTTAAACAAAAAAATCCACAAATTTAAAAAAATGAGAATAAATACCTAGTTAATTTAGATTAATTGTGAGCTTAATAGCCATTTTGCGGTACTTAAATAAATAAATACACCAGCAATGTCAGTTACTGTTGTTATAAAAGGAGAGGACATTAAGGCTGGATCCAATCTCATTCTGTCGAACAACAAAGGGAGGATGGCACCAGTTGTAGCCGCTAAAGTAGTTATGGAAATTAAACTTATCCCTACCGCTGAAGCTATTAAGGGACCTTCTCCTTGCCACCAAGCGAAAGGGAATACTACTAACATCATCAAAACTCCTAGAAGAGCTCCTGTTATTGCCTCTTTAATTACTGCCTTTATTGCACCAAGAGACTTCAATTTTTGAGTACTTAAACCTCTAATAACAACAGTTGAACTTTGAGCACCAACATTTCCCCCAGTTCCTATGAGCAATGGAATAAATGCTGCCAACAAAACAATTTCTTTTAATATTTGATCATTCATAGCTATAACTTTTGTTGTTAAACCATTTGCCAAAACCAAAATTAATAACCACAAAATTCTTCTTCGAGCTATTGTAAACAAACTACTTTGAAAGTAATCATCTTCATCTCCAGGTTGCACGGCACCGGCTGCGTAAATATCTCTTGTTGCTTCTTGCTCAATGACATCAATTAAATCATCAACAGTAACTATCCCAACAAGTCTTTTTTCTTTGTCAACCACTGGGAGTGCTAAAAAATCATATCTTTGGATTGCTCTTGCGACCTCTTCTTGATTAGTATTAGTAGAAATATTAACTACATCTTTTGTCATAACATCTCCAATTGGCCTAGTTGGATCAGCAGTCACAAGGTCTCTTAAAGAGAGAATACCTGTTAAGTGTCTTTCTTTATCTGTCACGTATAGACTATAGATTGTTTCTGTAAATGGAGCTCTTTTTCTGACTAAAGAGAGAGCCTCGGCTGCTGTTTGCATTTCTTTGAGATCTATGAATTCAGTTGTCATTAATCTCCCAGCTGTTTCGGGCTCATATCCAAGTAATTCAGCTGTTACTTTTCTTTCACCAGGACTAAGAGCAGATAAAAATTTTCGTACAACTTTTGCAGGTAATTCGTCAAAAAGTTGAACTCTATCATCAGGGGACATTTTTTCAACTATTTCTAATACTTCTCCTGAACGAAGTCTGTCTAATAAAGTTTGCTGAACTATGGGATCTAAATATTCATAAACCTCAATTGCCTCATTTTTCTTTAGTAATCTAAATGCTAATGCCTGCAATATTAATGGCAGACTACCTATAGCATCTGCAATATCAACAGGTTGAGAAGGTTCTAAAAGTAACTTTGCTTCATCATAATTTCCTGCAATAAGTAATTCTTCAAGTTGAATAGTAATATTTTCTCGATTACTTAAATCTGAGGATGAGGTTGTAATTGCTTCAAGATTATTTTCATTCATAAATATAATTTCCTTTCAAAGTAACAACACTATTATATGAATTTTAAGCAATTTTTCTACTTATCCAAAACCCAAAATACATTGTAAAAAGATTTAAGATGATAATAAAATTAAACCAAAATATAAATTCTAAAAAATCTCCTCGACTTAAAATTTCATATAAAAAATATATAAATCCGCTAAAAGATGTAAAGCACGAAAAAAAACCACTCAATATAATTATTTCTCTCGAGTAACTCAATTTTTTTGCAATAACAAAACCAAAAAACAAAGATCCAATTATTGAAACAATAAAATTATTATTAATCGATAGTCTTAGAAAAGTCGCAACATAACAAGCAAAAAAAAGATATAAGCAGTTTTGTATTTTCATTTTATAATTTGCATTAAATAATAACCTAAGTAAAAGCAAATAAAGGATAAAAATATAATCTCGATATAGTGAAAAAATAAACGTATTAATTTCCTTTGCTGCAATAAAACAAATAGTTGATAAATAAAAGAAGAAAATGTACTAAAACATCCTAAAAAACCAGTAAAAAAAAACAACAATAAATTATTATTATTCATATTCAAAGCTACTAAAATCCCCAAAAAAAACGAAGCTAAAAAATTAACTATTGAAGTATTTTGAATATTAAATCCCGTATTTATTTTTAAATTATTTAATATCAACAGTCTTAGTATTAAACCAAAAGTACTCCCAAATAAAACAATGCTTATTGAGTTAATATTCAAAATTTACATTTTTATCCAGCCTTTTTTTACCATAGTGGGATGGTCAAATAACTTATTTGAAGCAATTTCAACCCTAACCCAAATTTCATTTTTGTTGACTTTCCAATTTCGTAAAACTGATAGAGTTGTGCCAACATCTAGAATTAATAATTCTTTAGCGTAAATTGCCGGAGAAGAATAAAGAGAGGTATTAGTACTCAATATAATTTCTTTTGTATTATTAGAAAAATTATTTTGATTTAAACTTTTTTGAATTCCACCGGCAGGTAATGTAACAGGAGCAATTAATGCAAAAGTAATTAAGCAAAAATTCTTAAGAATATTATTCATCATATATCTAAAGTTGCCATATCTAATTTGCTACTATGCGTTTCAATAAATTCTCTTCTTGGTGCAACTTTATCTCCCATTAATATATTAAATATTCTGTCAGCTTCAAGTGCATCTTCAATTTCAACCCTTTTCATCATTCTAGTCTGAGGATTCATGGTTGTATCCCACAATTGTTTTGGCATCATCTCACCTAATCCTT contains:
- a CDS encoding RpoD/SigA family RNA polymerase sigma factor, which translates into the protein MSSETISDNKLATISSLKASNDVDLVRSYLRDIGRVPLLSHEQEITLGRQVQEYMQVERAELEIIELTGDKPSVDELSNKLNLSPSVIKKRLRAGQRAKERMVAANLRLVVSVAKKYTKRNMELLDLIQEGTIGLVRGVEKFDPARGYKFSTYAYWWIRQGITRAIAEKSRAIRLPIHITEMLNKLKKGQRELSQEMSRTPTVTELAKYVELPEDDVKDLMCKAGQPVSLETKVGDGEDTVLLDLLAGGEDLPDEQIEMDCMRGDLHSLLHQLPDLQCRVLRMRYGMDGDEPMSLTGIGRVLGISRDRVRNLERDGLRGLRRLSDNVEAYFVS
- the mgtE gene encoding magnesium transporter, with product MNENNLEAITTSSSDLSNRENITIQLEELLIAGNYDEAKLLLEPSQPVDIADAIGSLPLILQALAFRLLKKNEAIEVYEYLDPIVQQTLLDRLRSGEVLEIVEKMSPDDRVQLFDELPAKVVRKFLSALSPGERKVTAELLGYEPETAGRLMTTEFIDLKEMQTAAEALSLVRKRAPFTETIYSLYVTDKERHLTGILSLRDLVTADPTRPIGDVMTKDVVNISTNTNQEEVARAIQRYDFLALPVVDKEKRLVGIVTVDDLIDVIEQEATRDIYAAGAVQPGDEDDYFQSSLFTIARRRILWLLILVLANGLTTKVIAMNDQILKEIVLLAAFIPLLIGTGGNVGAQSSTVVIRGLSTQKLKSLGAIKAVIKEAITGALLGVLMMLVVFPFAWWQGEGPLIASAVGISLISITTLAATTGAILPLLFDRMRLDPALMSSPFITTVTDIAGVFIYLSTAKWLLSSQLI
- a CDS encoding CrcB family protein yields the protein MNINSISIVLFGSTFGLILRLLILNNLKINTGFNIQNTSIVNFLASFFLGILVALNMNNNNLLLFFFTGFLGCFSTFSSFIYQLFVLLQQRKLIRLFFHYIEIIFLSFICFYLGYYLMQIIK